A window of Cryptomeria japonica chromosome 3, Sugi_1.0, whole genome shotgun sequence contains these coding sequences:
- the LOC131055808 gene encoding cinnamoyl-CoA reductase 1-like produces the protein MTNDALLLDAIIYLNVISFSDGRTEEYKKEIGIEGEKKGEMESVCVTGAGGFIASWLVKMLLSRGYTVKGTVRDPDDKKHKHLKELEGAEERLELVKADILDNDSLIAAIRGCKGVFHTACPIIEDPVQVVEAAVQGTVNVLKASKEEGVKRVILTSTIGAIYLDPNRNPQPIVDEDCWSDLDYCIQTKNWYCYAKTVAEKAACTYAEEVGMELIRINPSIVLGPLLQPTMNASTAHVLKYLTGSAKTYVNATQVYVDVRDVARAHILLYETPSASGRYLCAERSLHREELVDMLAQMFPQYPLPTKCSDEVNPRKVGYKFSNQKLKELGLSFTLIKQCLADTVGSLRDKGFLP, from the exons ATGACTAATGATGCTCTTCTCTTAGATGCAATAATTTATCTTAATGTGATCTCATTCA GCGACGGCAGAACAGAAGAATATAAGAAGGAAATTGGAATTGAGGGTGAGAAGAAGGGAGAGATGGAAAGTGTGTGTGTGACAGGAGCAGGAGGGTTCATTGCCTCCTGGCTTGTCAAGATGCTCTTGAGCAGAGGCTACACTGTAAAAGGAACAGTCCGCGATCCTG ATGATAAAAAGCATAAGCATCTGAAAGAGTTGGAAGGAGCAGAAGAGAGGCTTGAGCTTGTGAAGGCTGATATTCTGGACAATGACAGTTTGATAGCAGCAATCAGAGGGTGCAAAGGGGTCTTTCACACAGCTTGCCCTATCATTGAAGATCCG GTGCAAGTAGTTGAGGCCGCTGTGCAGGGCACTGTAAATGTATTGAAGGCCAGCAAAGAAGAGGGAGTGAAGCGTGTGATACTTACGTCCACCATTGGTGCCATTTACCTTGACCCCAACAGGAATCCGCAACCCATTGTCGATGAAGACTGCTGGAGCGACCTTGATTACTGCATTCAAACCAAG AATTGGTATTGCTATGCAAAGACAGTGGCAGAGAAAGCTGCGTGTACTTATGCAGAAGAGGTGGGTATGGAGTTGATAAGGATTAATCCCAGTATTGTGTTGGGTCCTCTGCTCCAGCCCACTATGAATGCCAGCACTGCTCatgttttgaaatacttaactg GGTCGGCGAAGACATATGTTAATGCAACTCAGGTTTACGTGGATGTGAGAGATGTGGCGAGAGCGCATATACTGCTCTATGAAACACCTTCTGCCTCTGGTCGATATCTTTGTGCAGAAAGAAGCTTGCACAGAGAAGAGCTTGTGGATATGCTAGCACAAATGTTCCCACAATACCCACTTCCTACCAA GTGTTCGGATGAGGTAAATCCAAGGAAAGTGGGATACAAATTCAGCAATCAAAAGCTAAAGGAATTGGGTCTCTCATTTACTCTCATAAAACAGTGTTTGGCTGACACAGTAGGCAGTCTGAGGGACAAGGGCTTTCTTCCCTAG
- the LOC131055810 gene encoding cinnamoyl-CoA reductase 1-like yields the protein MESVCVTGAGGFIASWLVKMLLSRGYTVKGTVRNPDDGKYGHLKELEGAEERLELVKADLLDYDSLIRAIRGCKGVFHTACPITEDPALVVEAAVKGTVNVLKVCNKEGVKRVILTSSIGAIYLDPNRNPQAIVDEDFWSDLDYCIQTKNWYCYAKTVAEKAACMYAEEVGMDLIKINPTIVLGPLLQSTLNASNGHILKYLTGSAKTYVNATQVYVDVRDVARAHILLYETPSASGRYLCGERSLHRGELVDMLAQMFPQYPLPTRCSDQENPRKVAYKFNNQKLRELGLSFTPIKDCLTDTVASLRDKGFLP from the exons ATGGAAAGTGTGTGTGTGACAGGAGCAGGAGGATTCATTGCCTCCTGGCTTGTCAAGATGCTTTTGAGCAGAGGATACACTGTAAAAGGAACAGTCCGCAATCCTG ACGATGGAAAATATGGGCATCTGAAAGAGTTGGAAGGGGCGGAAGAGAGACTTGAGCTTGTAAAGGCTGATCTTCTAGACTATGACAGTTTGATAAGGGCTATCAGAGGGTGTAAAGGAGTCTTTCACACGGCTTGTCCTATTACTGAAGATCCG GCACTAGTTGTGGAGGCCGCTGTGAAGGGCACTGTAAATGTATTGAAGGTCTGCAACAAAGAGGGAGTGAAGCGTGTAATACTTACGTCCAGTATCGGTGCCATTTACCTCGATCCCAACAGGAATCCACAAGCCATAGTCGATGAAGACTTCTGGAGCGACCTTGATTACTGCATTCAAACCAAG AATTGGTATTGCTATGCAAAGACAGTAGCAGAGAAAGCAGCATGTATGTATGCAGAGGAGGTGGGTATGGATTTGATAAAGATTAATCCCACTATAGTGTTGGGTCCTCTGCTCCAAAGCACTTTGAATGCGAGCAATGgtcatattttaaaatatttaactg GGTCTGCGAAGACATATGTTAATGCAACTCAGGTTTACGTTGATGTGAGAGATGTAGCGAGAGCGCATATACTGCTCTACGAAACTCCCTCTGCCTCTGGTCGATATCTGTGTGGAGAAAGAAGTCTGCACAGAGGAGAGCTTGTGGATATGCTAGCACAAATGTTCCCACAATACCCACTTCCTACCAG GTGTTCAGACCAGGAAAATCCAAGGAAAGTGGCGTACAAATTCAACAATCAGAAGCTGAGGGAATTGGGTCTCTCATTTACGCCCATAAAGGACTGTTTGACTGATACGGTGGCCAGCCTAAGGGACAAGGGATTTCTTCCTTAG